TGGCCACCCACGATGGGTGGCTGTTGGTGCTGGACAACCTCACCACGCCCGCCCACGCGGAAGAGCTGTTGGAGCGGGTACGGACCGGCACAATCGTGATCACCAGTCGTCAGGCCAGTGGATGGCGGGGTGTCAAGGCGATCCAGCTCGACGTACTGTCCCCCAGCGAGGCCATGGAGCTGTTGAGCCGCGTTGTGCGGACAGAGTGGCCCGACGCCGACCTGCCCGACGTCGACCGGCTGTGCGAAGAGTTGGGGTGGCTGCCGCTGGCGGTCGAGCAGGCGGGCGCCTACCTCGCCCAGACCCGCATCACCCCCACTGCCTACCTGGACCTGCTTCGGCGGTATCCGGCACGGATGTTCACCACAACCGTCGAAGGTGGCGACGCCCAACGCACCATGGCCCGTGTCTGGCACATCACCCTCGACCGCCTCGCCGACACCCCTTCGGTCGGACGACTGCTGCGCCGGCTCGCCTGGTACGCCCCCGAGGCCATCCCCCGCCGACTGATCATCACCAGTGCCAGGGAACCGGAGCCCGACGTGCTCGAAGCGTTGGGCAGGTTGGCCGCCTACAACATGATCACCCTCGACACCCACACCATCGCCGTGCACCGCTTGGTCCAAGCCGTCACCCGCACACCCGACCGACCACCACCGCCAACCGGCGGACATCATCCACGCCCGCGACACCACCGCTGCCCTCCTCTCCCACGTCCTCTCCCAGGTCGAGCCTGATCAGCCCGCCGACTGGTTCATCATCCGTGTGGTTCTCCATCACGCAGTGGTGCTGCTCAACCACACCTCCGTCGACAGCGACACCGCAACGCTCTGCGACCTCGCGACACACCTCGGCCACTACCTCAAGCAACACGGCGACATCAACACCGGCATCGCGCTGCTCACCCGTGCCTCCCACAGCCTCGAACGCCTCCACGGTCCCGACCATCCGGACACGCTGACCTCCCGTGCCAACCTCGCGCTCGCCTATCACTGGGCGGGTGATCTGGAACGAGCGATCGCGCTGTCCGAAGCCACGCTCGCTGATCGGCAACGGGTGCTGGGACCCCATCATCCGGCCACGCTGACCTCGCGCAACAATCTCGCCGGCGCCTACCTCTCAGCAAGTGACCTGGATCGAGCGATTCCGCTGTTGACGGCGAGCCTGTCCGATGCCGAGCAATTATTGGGACCCGAGCACCCGCACACACTGATCGCTCGCAACAATCTCGCCGGGGCCTACCTCTCGGCAAGTGATCCGGAACGGGCGACTCCGTTGTTCGAGATGGCACTGGCGGATTACGAGCGAGTGCTGGGACCCGACAACCTGAACACTTTGGGCGCCCGCAACAGCCTGGCACGCGCCTACCGGTCGGCGAGCGACTGGGCGAGGGCGATTCCGCTGTACGAAGCGGCCTTGGTCGACTGCGAGCGGATATGGGGACCCGGCCACCTGCACACGCTGACCGCCCGCCGCGACCTCGCCAATGCCTGTCATTCGGCAGGTGACTGGGAACGAGCGATACCACTGTACGAAACATCTTCTGCCGGCGCCGAACGCCTACTGGGACTCGACGACCTCAACACGTTGACGGCGCGCATCAACCTCGCAAGCGCCTACCGGTCGGCAGGTGACTTGGAGAAGGCGATTCCGCTGTACGAGGCAACCCTGGCTCAAGCCGAGCGGGTGCTGGGGCCAGGCCACCCATTGACCAGAACGATCCGCTCAAACGTCGAGACCGCGACACGGTCCGACAACTGACCAACCGCTCATACGGGAGGAGAACCGGCTCGACTGTGACGCGGCCTGAGCCGATCCCGCGCTGCTGTGCGGCGAGCCCGGTGTCCTGAACGGGCACTTGACGATCGCCGACTCGGCACCAGCCGGGGACAGCTCAGCGGGGAAGTCACGACCACAGCCTGCCCCACCGACCAAAGCCAGCCGTCACGCCATATAGGTCGGTCGCACGCCTACCGGGCGGTCGAGAGCAGTCGATCACGCGGCTGAGCAACCCGCAGCTGGTTTGGAATGGTCTGCGTCGAAGTCAACCGCCACGACTCCGAAGAGCAGTTCGACGGTCCACTCCGAACTGCTGCTCAGATAAGAGGCCGCCAAATCGGATCCCTGCCAAGGTTCCAGCGATGCTGTCGCCATTGTGGACGATGTGACACCGAAGATCGTCTGTGCTACGTTCTACGTGTGACACGTCCCCACGGCGGGACGGGCACCAACAACATCATCGCGGTGACGAGGCGCGGGGATTCGACCCCCCGGTGGGGATGTATCCCACGGGTGGGGGTTCAAGTCCCCCCTCGGACACATAATTTGCCCCCACGGTGCCGATCTTGATTCTATCAGGTCGCCATCGTGGGGTTACTCGTTTCCGTAGGTCGTTCTCTGCCTTGTGTCGATCTTGCTGCCTGTCCTGCTGGCGGTGGCGCGCTGTGGCCTTGGCTGGCAGCAGCTGGTGTGGGTGGGCTCGATGTGGCTGGCTGATGGCCGTGTTGTCGTGCCGCTGACCGGCCACCTCACGGCCGACCACCAGCCTCGCCAACCAGCATGACGTGTGCACAGGCACCATCTGCGACGACTGGTGGACCAACCGATCTCAGGCCACTGGGCCAAAGCCGGTTGATCCGACCATGAACTGGCAGGCTTCAGCGCATTTGCCTGTGCCCGGATTCGGTGGGCCTGTGACAAGTCCGTGGGCGGCAGCGGGTCGGTCGGCGTCAGCTTGGAGGCCGCCGGGGTTGCCGGTCCGCGTTGGAACGGGGCTCGGTCTCGGGGAGGCGGCCGGTGGTGGCGGTGATCCGGGTTCGTACCGCGTCGGACACCTTGGCGTGCAGGGGGTGTGTGCTGGGCAGGGTGAGCAGGTCGACCAGGGCGAACAGGTCCAGTGCCTGGCTGAGGTGGTGCCAGTTGTCGGGCAGTGGTCCCGCGTCGGCTGTGAAGGCGTCGATGAAGGCGGTCGTGAAGTGGGGGCCTGTGTCTTCGGGGAAGCGCAGCATGTTGCCCACGTCGCTCAGCGGGTTGCCGCTGAAGGCGAATTCCCAGTCCAGCACCGCGCTCACCGACCAGTGCCCACCTCGCCGGGTGACGAGGAGGTTCTTGCCGTTGAAGTCCGCGTGCACCAGCCGTGCCTCGCTCGGGACGGCGTCGAGTGCTCGTTGGTCGTGTTCGGCCAGGGCCAGCAGCGCGGTTTTCTCCAGGCTGTCGAACCCCACGAGGTCGTCGAGGCGGCTGGTGGTGAACGTGATCAGGTCGGCGCTGTCGGCTCCGCCGGAGGCCGGCGTCAGGTCCGGGCCGGAGAAGAAGCCCGGTGCGGTGAAGCGGATGGTTCCGATCGCCGCCAGCGCGGACCCGACCCGGTGGCCCAGCTCGGTGGCCTCCGGGGCGGGTAGGTCGAGCACCACTTGGTCGAGGGAAGTTCCTTCGACGAACCGCGAGAGCAGCACGGGTTCGCCGGCGAGCGCGCCGGTCGGGTCGGCGTCGACCACCTCGGCGATCGGGACCACCCCGCTCAACCGGGTGGCGAGTTCCTGCTCGACCCCGCACGTGTTGCCTTTGAGGTACCGGCGGAGGACGAACTTGTCGTCGTCGGTGGCGATCAAGAGGTTCTGGTTGCGGTAGCCGCCGGGCAGTTGCGCGATCCTGGCGATGCGACCGCCCCGGGGGAGCCGGGCGGCCAGCCATCCGGTCACCTCGTCGGGCAACGCCTCTGTCAACAGTCGACTCCTCTCACGGCAGCCACCGGCTGCGCCACACCGGTTCGCGTCGTTCGACCCAGGCTCGGGCGCCCTCCTGGCCGTCCTCCGCCGCCAGCACCGGCCCGAAGATCGCGTCCTGGATCTCGAACGCCTGCTCCTCCTCCGCGCGCAGCCGCTCGCGAAGCGCTTCCTTCGTGGCGAGGACGGCCAGTGGCGAGTTGCGCCGGATGCGCTGGGCCAGGTCGAGTGCGGCAGCCAGCGCCTGCCCGGCCGGGACCACCCGGTTCGCCAGGCCGATCTCCGCCGCGCGCACGCCGCTGATCGGCTCGCCGGTGAGCAGGAGTTCGACGGCCACCGAGTGGGGCACGCGTTGCGGCAGCCGGGCCGCTCCACCCTCCGAGGCGACGAACCCGCGGGCGACCTCGGTGCAGGCGAACACGGCGTTCTCGGCCGCGATGACCATGTCGCACGCCAGGACCAGGTCGAAGCCGCCGCCGAGCGCGTACCCCTCGACGGCCGCGATGAGCGGCTTGCGCACCCGTACCCGCGTGGGCGGCTCGAACTCCGTCAGCCCGTCCTCGGGCGCCGGGCGGCCGTCCAGCTCGGCCTTGAGGTCCTTGCCGCTGGAGAAGGTGCCACCGGCTCCGGTCACGATGCCGACGGCGACCTCCG
This DNA window, taken from Saccharothrix variisporea, encodes the following:
- a CDS encoding NB-ARC domain-containing protein, translated to MLDRLALGGLLVAVAGRFPVSSGDEGASRQPVQSAKAHEQAAVLQAGGNLTIEGDVVVGGPHVPAMESIPASAELSRFPRGSDLFVGRSDELDRLDAAVAGSGRAVVVAVHGLGGVGKSTLSARFVRLHADRYRLVWWITADSASAIDSGLADLATTLAPQTANLPSDQRTELAVRWLATHDGWLLVLDNLTTPAHAEELLERVRTGTIVITSRQASGWRGVKAIQLDVLSPSEAMELLSRVVRTEWPDADLPDVDRLCEELGWLPLAVEQAGAYLAQTRITPTAYLDLLRRYPARMFTTTVEGGDAQRTMARVWHITLDRLADTPSVGRLLRRLAWYAPEAIPRRLIITSAREPEPDVLEALGRLAAYNMITLDTHTIAVHRLVQAVTRTPDRPPPPTGGHHPRPRHHRCPPLPRPLPGRA
- a CDS encoding tetratricopeptide repeat protein; translated protein: MVLLNHTSVDSDTATLCDLATHLGHYLKQHGDINTGIALLTRASHSLERLHGPDHPDTLTSRANLALAYHWAGDLERAIALSEATLADRQRVLGPHHPATLTSRNNLAGAYLSASDLDRAIPLLTASLSDAEQLLGPEHPHTLIARNNLAGAYLSASDPERATPLFEMALADYERVLGPDNLNTLGARNSLARAYRSASDWARAIPLYEAALVDCERIWGPGHLHTLTARRDLANACHSAGDWERAIPLYETSSAGAERLLGLDDLNTLTARINLASAYRSAGDLEKAIPLYEATLAQAERVLGPGHPLTRTIRSNVETATRSDN
- a CDS encoding phosphotransferase family protein; this encodes MTEALPDEVTGWLAARLPRGGRIARIAQLPGGYRNQNLLIATDDDKFVLRRYLKGNTCGVEQELATRLSGVVPIAEVVDADPTGALAGEPVLLSRFVEGTSLDQVVLDLPAPEATELGHRVGSALAAIGTIRFTAPGFFSGPDLTPASGGADSADLITFTTSRLDDLVGFDSLEKTALLALAEHDQRALDAVPSEARLVHADFNGKNLLVTRRGGHWSVSAVLDWEFAFSGNPLSDVGNMLRFPEDTGPHFTTAFIDAFTADAGPLPDNWHHLSQALDLFALVDLLTLPSTHPLHAKVSDAVRTRITATTGRLPETEPRSNADRQPRRPPS
- a CDS encoding crotonase/enoyl-CoA hydratase family protein, translating into MTVAGTPKSVPAKSGVLVEKRDGVLVVTINRPEVRNATDFYAARELTRALTELDTDPEVAVGIVTGAGGTFSSGKDLKAELDGRPAPEDGLTEFEPPTRVRVRKPLIAAVEGYALGGGFDLVLACDMVIAAENAVFACTEVARGFVASEGGAARLPQRVPHSVAVELLLTGEPISGVRAAEIGLANRVVPAGQALAAALDLAQRIRRNSPLAVLATKEALRERLRAEEEQAFEIQDAIFGPVLAAEDGQEGARAWVERREPVWRSRWLP